The following proteins are encoded in a genomic region of Aquella oligotrophica:
- a CDS encoding HTH domain-containing protein, with product MKDLNNVIIRTGTTQEFFDNVRKTMRKLDEGKPVEPSAHTITFEDPTDMLHFLNQAKLNLINVIRDHPDSITNIAKRANRSRESVSRDIKEMAKYGLVKIINSVNPGHGRQKIIEFVANQVKLEAII from the coding sequence ATGAAAGACTTAAATAATGTAATAATCAGAACTGGTACTACTCAAGAGTTCTTTGATAATGTGCGTAAGACTATGCGAAAATTAGATGAAGGTAAGCCTGTTGAACCGTCGGCTCATACTATTACCTTTGAAGACCCAACAGATATGTTACATTTTCTTAATCAGGCAAAACTGAACCTTATCAATGTAATTAGAGATCACCCAGATTCAATTACAAACATTGCTAAAAGAGCAAATCGCAGTAGAGAGTCTGTTTCTCGAGACATCAAAGAAATGGCTAAATATGGCTTAGTTAAGATAATAAATTCTGTTAATCCTGGGCATGGACGTCAGAAGATTATTGAATTTG
- a CDS encoding DUF6516 family protein — translation MRNKIKNDTIVIMDEQHTLPKKAGNGILRYFLTVDNTGKLLRYSLAYINYQPYSLDNGRVIGYDNDHSYHHRHCMGVVEPVKFSSYEQILDQFEQEWRDYHERLK, via the coding sequence ATGAGAAACAAAATTAAAAATGACACGATTGTCATAATGGATGAGCAACATACATTACCTAAGAAAGCAGGTAATGGAATTTTACGATATTTCCTGACAGTTGATAATACTGGCAAGCTTTTACGCTATAGCTTAGCTTATATTAACTATCAGCCATATTCATTGGATAATGGTAGAGTAATCGGCTATGATAATGACCATAGCTATCACCATCGGCACTGTATGGGTGTCGTTGAACCAGTTAAATTTAGTAGTTATGAACAGATCTTAGATCAGTTTGAACAGGAATGGAGGGATTATCATGAAAGACTTAAATAA
- a CDS encoding EamA family transporter: MSINTLPKWLIFSVASASFAALTAIFGKIGVSHINSNLATFIRTIVILIVSGLIITSRNEWQKISFESNSDMLFLVLSGITTGLSWLCYYRALQCGPASKVAPIDKLSVAITIALSILILKEQFSWSIILGGALIIAGSLVIAIF; this comes from the coding sequence ATGTCAATAAACACCTTACCAAAATGGTTAATTTTTTCAGTTGCATCAGCTTCTTTTGCTGCATTAACGGCAATTTTTGGAAAAATCGGCGTTTCTCATATTAACTCAAATCTTGCAACTTTTATCCGCACAATAGTTATTCTGATTGTCAGTGGGTTAATTATTACTTCGCGTAATGAATGGCAGAAAATAAGTTTTGAATCAAACTCAGACATGTTATTTTTGGTATTATCGGGAATAACTACCGGGCTTTCATGGTTATGTTATTATCGAGCATTACAATGTGGACCAGCGAGTAAAGTTGCACCAATTGACAAGCTGAGTGTAGCTATTACCATTGCACTTAGTATCCTAATCCTGAAAGAACAATTCAGCTGGTCAATTATTTTGGGTGGGGCATTAATAATCGCTGGATCATTAGTTATTGCTATCTTCTAG
- a CDS encoding acetamidase/formamidase family protein, with protein MKKIQIKTVLGVLLILNMPLSSYAVEQASSAIAAKPQNFENCLDFLPGRLDQNLMLAPAKTSKQTAKTYILPATPATTQWGYFDNKQPPVLKIKPGDSVVIETDAASNNQVVPGVSVDQVKKMNDAVPGRGPHTVTGPIYVDGAEPGDVLQIHINKIVPRPYGSNNSLPGKGLLPEKFPKGQIKYFYLDTKNMVAQFAPGIEIPLKPFPGVLAVASSTNGKLDTAPPGKFGGNLDLNQLQEGTTLYLPVFIKGGLVWTGDSHAVQGNGEVNLTALETAFEELNLTINVIKNKKLDWPIAETPDSWITVGYDTNLDKAINLLKANTIQFIAGQRKVSKAEAEKIMYANWNCPVAEVVDGVLGMYCIVPKKADAPKPAPLLSQDNNDFYVTTAQNKDALQAMKDATWAMITKIEKDKKMTQLDIYSLLSMTMDCRLSTYVSGAKDFHCVVPKSLWVDSKSSAQTSN; from the coding sequence ATGAAAAAAATTCAGATTAAAACAGTTTTAGGTGTATTACTTATTTTAAACATGCCATTATCTTCATATGCGGTAGAACAGGCGTCTTCAGCTATTGCTGCAAAGCCGCAGAATTTTGAAAACTGTCTTGATTTCTTACCCGGTAGATTAGATCAAAATTTGATGCTTGCACCAGCAAAAACTAGTAAACAAACAGCGAAAACATATATTCTACCAGCAACGCCGGCAACTACCCAATGGGGTTATTTTGACAATAAACAACCACCGGTACTTAAAATAAAACCAGGGGATTCAGTAGTTATAGAAACTGATGCTGCCTCTAATAATCAGGTAGTTCCTGGTGTAAGTGTCGATCAAGTTAAAAAAATGAATGATGCAGTTCCTGGTCGTGGACCACATACTGTAACTGGTCCAATCTACGTAGATGGCGCAGAACCGGGTGATGTTTTACAGATTCATATTAATAAAATCGTCCCACGCCCCTATGGCTCAAATAATAGCCTGCCAGGTAAAGGTCTTTTACCAGAAAAATTTCCAAAGGGTCAAATCAAATACTTCTATCTTGATACCAAAAATATGGTTGCTCAATTTGCTCCAGGCATTGAAATACCATTAAAACCATTTCCTGGCGTGCTTGCCGTAGCAAGTTCTACTAATGGAAAGCTGGATACAGCACCTCCAGGTAAATTTGGTGGAAATCTCGATCTGAATCAGTTGCAGGAAGGAACTACTCTCTATCTACCAGTATTTATCAAGGGTGGACTAGTTTGGACAGGAGACTCACATGCAGTACAGGGTAATGGAGAAGTAAACCTTACCGCACTTGAAACTGCGTTTGAAGAATTAAATCTTACGATTAATGTAATTAAAAATAAGAAACTTGATTGGCCAATTGCAGAAACACCTGATTCATGGATTACCGTTGGTTATGATACTAATCTTGATAAAGCAATAAATCTATTGAAGGCTAATACCATTCAATTTATTGCCGGGCAAAGAAAAGTCTCGAAAGCTGAAGCAGAGAAAATCATGTATGCAAATTGGAATTGTCCTGTTGCAGAAGTAGTTGATGGGGTCTTGGGCATGTATTGCATTGTGCCTAAAAAAGCAGATGCTCCCAAACCTGCTCCACTTTTATCTCAGGATAATAATGATTTTTATGTGACTACGGCGCAAAATAAAGATGCATTACAAGCAATGAAGGATGCTACTTGGGCGATGATAACCAAAATTGAAAAAGATAAAAAAATGACTCAACTTGACATTTATTCTCTGTTAAGTATGACCATGGATTGCCGTCTGTCAACCTATGTTAGTGGCGCCAAAGATTTTCATTGTGTAGTTCCCAAAAGTTTATGGGTAGATAGCAAATCTTCGGCACAAACTAGCAACTAA
- the katG gene encoding catalase/peroxidase HPI: MQKKIISVLIASGVFLAITNVMAEGNSPKNKNNNNSSIASSPSLDLSPLRNLNTVDNPMDKDYNYHQAFKKLDVNQLKKDMQALLTQSQDWWPADYGNYGPFFIRLSWHDAGTYRISDGRGGANRGQQRFSPLNSWPDNVNLDKARQLLWPLKQKYGNAVSWSDLIVLAGTVSLESMGMKPIGFAFGREDDWQGDDTNWGASPEVLSSNVKNGKLLKPFSATQMGLIYVNPEGPDGKPDRAGAASGIRQAFGGMGMNDEETVALIAGGHAFGKAHGAAPANKYVGPAPDKAPIEQQGFGWQSSYKSGKGADAIGSGLEGAWTSSPTMWNYDYLRNLYTLNWQLTKSPGGAHQWVPTNATQQNMVPDAYKSDVTHKPMMFTTDLALKEDPVFNKYAEEFYKNPQEFQKAFANAWFKLTHRDMGPKSRYMGPWIPQQDFIWQDPLPKANYKQVSPQDIAQLKKDILNSGLTNSQLVRTAWDSASTYRKTDYRGGSNGGRIALAPEKDWAMNEPAQLAKVLAKLKAIQTNFNNSKQDGTKVSLADLIVLGGNTAIEQAAKNAGYNIQVPFTPGRTDATQEQTDIAATNYLKTKSDGFINYTDGSENPNKLPQALVEKASMLNLNVPEMTALIGGLRVLNTNYQGSSDGVFTTTPGKLNNAYFVNLLDMSTAWKKATKNGEYIGYDRQTGKQKWTGSSVDLIFGSNSELKAVAQVYAENGNEQKFVNDFVKAWNKVMMLGRFDLLNK; this comes from the coding sequence ATGCAGAAGAAAATAATCTCAGTCTTGATCGCCTCAGGTGTATTTCTAGCCATAACTAATGTAATGGCAGAAGGTAACTCCCCAAAAAACAAAAATAACAATAATAGCTCAATAGCCTCTTCACCAAGTCTGGATCTATCCCCTTTACGTAATTTAAATACTGTAGATAACCCTATGGATAAAGATTATAACTATCACCAAGCATTTAAAAAGCTTGATGTAAATCAGCTAAAAAAAGATATGCAAGCATTATTAACCCAATCACAAGACTGGTGGCCAGCTGACTATGGTAATTATGGTCCATTCTTTATTCGTTTATCATGGCATGATGCTGGGACGTATCGAATTTCTGATGGTCGTGGTGGAGCAAATCGTGGACAACAACGTTTTTCACCACTTAATAGCTGGCCAGATAATGTTAACTTAGATAAAGCCCGTCAATTACTCTGGCCATTAAAACAGAAATATGGCAATGCCGTTTCATGGTCTGATCTGATTGTTTTAGCAGGGACAGTTTCGCTGGAATCAATGGGGATGAAACCAATTGGCTTTGCTTTTGGGCGTGAAGATGATTGGCAGGGTGATGATACGAATTGGGGAGCTAGCCCAGAAGTATTATCATCGAATGTAAAAAATGGTAAATTATTAAAACCATTCTCTGCTACGCAAATGGGATTGATTTATGTAAATCCTGAAGGCCCAGATGGCAAACCTGATCGTGCCGGAGCTGCTAGTGGTATTCGCCAAGCCTTCGGTGGTATGGGGATGAATGATGAAGAAACGGTTGCACTTATTGCCGGTGGACATGCTTTTGGTAAAGCGCATGGTGCAGCTCCTGCGAATAAATACGTTGGTCCAGCACCAGACAAAGCTCCAATTGAACAACAAGGATTTGGTTGGCAAAGTAGCTATAAAAGCGGTAAAGGTGCAGATGCAATTGGTAGTGGACTTGAAGGTGCATGGACATCAAGCCCAACCATGTGGAATTACGACTATCTAAGAAATTTATACACACTAAACTGGCAATTGACAAAAAGTCCGGGTGGAGCTCATCAATGGGTACCTACAAATGCTACTCAACAAAATATGGTTCCTGATGCATATAAATCAGATGTAACCCATAAACCGATGATGTTTACGACTGATCTGGCATTAAAAGAAGATCCGGTATTTAACAAATATGCAGAGGAATTTTACAAAAATCCACAGGAATTCCAGAAAGCTTTTGCTAATGCGTGGTTTAAACTGACACATCGCGATATGGGACCAAAATCAAGATATATGGGTCCATGGATTCCACAGCAAGATTTCATCTGGCAAGATCCTTTACCTAAAGCTAATTATAAACAAGTCTCACCGCAAGACATAGCTCAACTGAAAAAAGATATCTTGAATTCTGGACTTACGAATAGTCAGTTAGTGAGAACCGCGTGGGATTCGGCATCAACTTATCGTAAGACTGATTATCGCGGTGGTTCAAATGGAGGCAGAATAGCCCTTGCTCCAGAAAAAGATTGGGCGATGAATGAACCAGCTCAGTTAGCTAAAGTATTAGCAAAACTGAAGGCTATCCAGACAAACTTTAATAATAGCAAACAAGATGGTACTAAAGTATCATTGGCGGATTTGATAGTCTTAGGTGGTAATACCGCTATTGAGCAAGCAGCTAAAAATGCTGGCTATAATATTCAAGTTCCATTTACTCCGGGTAGAACTGATGCTACCCAAGAGCAAACTGATATTGCAGCTACAAATTACCTAAAAACCAAGTCAGATGGTTTCATAAACTATACTGATGGTAGTGAAAATCCAAATAAACTACCACAGGCATTGGTAGAAAAAGCTAGTATGCTTAATTTAAATGTGCCCGAGATGACTGCGCTTATTGGTGGTCTGCGTGTATTAAATACTAATTATCAAGGCTCTAGTGATGGAGTATTTACAACTACACCGGGTAAACTTAATAATGCTTATTTTGTGAACCTGCTTGATATGTCAACCGCATGGAAAAAAGCAACCAAAAATGGTGAATATATCGGTTATGATAGACAAACAGGTAAACAGAAGTGGACAGGGTCATCTGTTGATTTGATTTTTGGTTCTAATTCCGAGTTAAAAGCGGTGGCACAAGTTTATGCTGAAAATGGTAATGAGCAGAAATTTGTCAATGACTTTGTCAAAGCTTGGAATAAGGTTATGATGTTAGGCAGATTTGACTTGCTTAATAAATAA
- a CDS encoding ETX/MTX2 family pore-forming toxin codes for MKLNKLYLVVAAGATLLSTNAYAWHNEITKNFRVCNETGVPVKVGLAQPHNIQVEVPGGAGINTKWEFPLSVGACGVIKVQPDWGGYGELTKFRLSVYRQDDKADGSSNFAVDIRSATTGKHEDRTTDGGHTKMNVFNVHSVWQKDGWNILAPIKQSYVYERKTKQRCTGGRDPYCWTEEYFTGWKNHDEGIIGLKQFADGAGLALLFSKSDTQDLYLVSDSGKDNDELSQVLNHEVYDNFNKLNNQEKQQAIRTIDDKEINLNEFSKLKLCQVFQPSFKLNNNPNIEIKRNKPIELDPIQTETQEAINNTSTAQEGKTLKTIIKNTNTISTQTTTGWKAGTSIKFAGSFGVKDISSKSFEINANYEFNSSNTETKTEAKETSQELQQTVKINPRTKVSYYGKTSRAKQTGSYKAEYELKDLKLRAKIALDGNCSSTTHAKIDPYVVLFSPNAVLDKGLSVNHVSKSINIITAGNYTGEIGYHQELVWVESSIALGLKNQSSNPKDFIKPLN; via the coding sequence ATGAAACTAAATAAACTTTATCTGGTTGTTGCAGCTGGTGCTACTTTATTATCAACAAATGCTTATGCATGGCATAATGAAATTACTAAAAACTTTAGGGTATGTAATGAAACAGGTGTGCCAGTTAAAGTTGGATTGGCGCAGCCACATAATATTCAAGTTGAGGTTCCTGGTGGTGCGGGTATTAATACTAAATGGGAGTTTCCTTTGTCGGTTGGAGCTTGTGGAGTAATAAAAGTACAACCAGATTGGGGGGGATATGGCGAATTGACTAAATTCAGACTATCTGTATATCGTCAGGATGATAAAGCTGATGGTTCATCAAATTTTGCAGTAGATATCCGGAGTGCAACAACAGGGAAGCATGAAGATAGAACTACAGATGGCGGGCATACTAAGATGAATGTATTTAATGTGCATAGTGTCTGGCAAAAAGATGGCTGGAATATCCTAGCTCCAATCAAACAGTCTTATGTTTATGAGAGGAAAACTAAACAAAGATGTACTGGTGGCAGAGATCCATACTGTTGGACTGAAGAATACTTCACTGGTTGGAAAAATCATGACGAAGGAATAATTGGCCTCAAACAATTTGCAGATGGGGCAGGGCTTGCCCTACTTTTTTCCAAGAGTGATACTCAAGATCTATATTTAGTATCCGATTCTGGCAAAGATAATGATGAGTTGTCTCAGGTTCTTAACCATGAAGTATATGACAATTTTAATAAGTTGAATAATCAAGAAAAACAGCAAGCAATAAGAACAATTGACGATAAAGAAATTAATCTTAATGAGTTCTCAAAGTTAAAATTGTGTCAGGTATTTCAACCTAGCTTTAAGTTAAATAATAATCCAAACATTGAGATAAAAAGGAATAAGCCAATTGAATTAGATCCAATACAAACAGAAACACAAGAGGCTATTAATAATACATCCACAGCACAGGAAGGAAAAACATTAAAAACAATAATTAAAAACACAAATACAATTTCCACTCAAACTACAACAGGCTGGAAAGCTGGAACAAGCATCAAGTTTGCTGGTAGTTTTGGAGTTAAGGATATATCTAGTAAGAGTTTTGAAATAAATGCGAATTATGAATTTAACTCTTCTAATACTGAAACTAAGACTGAGGCTAAAGAGACTAGCCAAGAGTTACAACAGACGGTGAAGATTAATCCACGTACTAAAGTTAGTTACTATGGCAAAACATCAAGAGCCAAACAAACTGGTAGTTATAAAGCTGAATATGAATTGAAAGATTTGAAGCTACGTGCCAAAATAGCTTTAGATGGTAATTGTAGTAGTACGACCCATGCAAAAATTGATCCTTATGTGGTACTTTTTTCTCCAAATGCTGTCCTTGATAAAGGGCTTAGCGTAAATCATGTAAGTAAAAGTATTAACATAATTACAGCGGGAAATTACACAGGAGAAATTGGCTATCATCAAGAACTTGTTTGGGTTGAGAGTTCGATTGCTTTAGGATTAAAAAATCAATCAAGTAATCCAAAGGATTTTATCAAACCGCTTAATTAA
- a CDS encoding IS5 family transposase (programmed frameshift), whose translation MRKSYPSDVSREQFELILPELELARKKTKPRKIDLYDVFCAVYYVLKSGCQWRMLPSDFPKWETVYFYFNMWAKKPESNEDSIIEIVLKKIGRLSTYRKNGRNAMTSFCIVDAQSVKNTNTAENKGYDAGKKVSGIKRHIAVDTQGLPHAIHVTTANVTDRAGAILMFEGAKRNLAGVQNILVDGGYRGDSFATEVHRILNARVEVVKRNELHQFVVLPKRWIVERSFSWLEKCRRLWKNCERYLGTSLQMVSLAFVGLILKRF comes from the exons ATGAGAAAATCATATCCAAGCGACGTAAGCAGAGAACAATTTGAGTTAATATTGCCAGAATTAGAATTAGCACGTAAAAAGACAAAACCTCGCAAAATAGATCTGTACGATGTATTTTGCGCAGTCTACTATGTTCTCAAAAGTGGTTGCCAATGGCGAATGTTACCAAGTGATTTTCCAAAATGGGAAACAGTTTATTTTTACTTTAACATGTGGGCAAAAAAGCCAGAAAGCAATGAAGACAGTATTATAGAGATAGTCTTAAAAAAAATTGGTAGGCTTAGTACGTACCGAAA AAATGGCAGGAACGCAATGACGAGTTTCTGCATAGTAGACGCACAAAGCGTGAAGAATACTAATACAGCCGAGAATAAGGGCTATGATGCGGGTAAAAAAGTATCAGGAATAAAGCGTCACATTGCAGTAGACACGCAGGGACTACCACATGCTATTCATGTTACAACTGCAAATGTAACTGACCGCGCAGGAGCAATATTAATGTTTGAAGGAGCCAAACGTAATCTGGCTGGGGTACAGAATATATTGGTAGATGGAGGTTATAGAGGCGATAGCTTTGCAACCGAAGTCCATCGAATATTAAATGCTAGAGTTGAAGTTGTTAAAAGAAATGAGCTGCATCAGTTTGTGGTTTTACCCAAGAGATGGATTGTTGAGCGTTCCTTTAGCTGGCTTGAGAAATGCCGTAGATTATGGAAAAATTGTGAGAGATACTTAGGTACTAGCCTACAAATGGTATCTCTTGCTTTTGTAGGCTTAATTTTGAAAAGATTCTAA
- a CDS encoding DUF1566 domain-containing protein has protein sequence MKYNKNEWFVNHARNYITIVLVALIGNINADNIAYVSKTGPSAAGAGKEWPNNRFVVNGDCITDKLTGLMWVKNGSLLGDGTWGDSATSGTAQYKVAQMNTNPSATGYRLCGYSDWRLPAQTELLSLFNFAATNGNQADWLNSAGFSGVNPSNYWSSTPGGNGAWYVSFEKGNTSSLPSNDGSIAYIWAVRGGK, from the coding sequence ATGAAATACAATAAAAATGAATGGTTTGTAAATCACGCTAGAAACTATATAACGATAGTACTAGTAGCTTTGATAGGGAATATAAATGCGGATAATATTGCTTATGTATCAAAAACTGGACCATCTGCAGCCGGAGCTGGGAAAGAATGGCCTAATAATCGCTTTGTAGTAAATGGTGATTGTATAACCGATAAGCTTACAGGTTTGATGTGGGTAAAAAATGGTAGTTTACTTGGAGATGGAACTTGGGGTGATAGCGCTACTAGTGGCACTGCTCAGTATAAGGTAGCACAAATGAATACTAATCCTAGTGCCACTGGCTATCGCTTATGTGGTTATAGTGACTGGCGTTTGCCTGCACAAACTGAACTATTAAGTTTATTTAACTTTGCTGCTACAAATGGGAATCAAGCAGATTGGTTAAATTCTGCTGGGTTCTCAGGTGTAAACCCATCGAATTATTGGTCATCTACTCCTGGTGGAAATGGAGCATGGTATGTTAGCTTTGAGAAGGGTAACACTTCTTCATTGCCCTCAAATGATGGGAGTATAGCTTATATTTGGGCTGTACGCGGGGGTAAATAG
- a CDS encoding DUF1566 domain-containing protein yields MKRKNINSLYLLLLASSIAACSSGGSSGSGNSPTPSGSVSSLVFTQPYELSSFQNTSGNGYIVVSNSDESRSVGNISYTLNSVVDGATKVSIDSTSAESCAVIESLGSCILKLNLESGAFGGSFVVGASNNSNLLSRIKQSLSTNPETAAKAPIGINTVATTTTSGINGIQLSYYPVVSNDTVLVVIVGTVLSNNTGAFNNAVLVDENNQPLALQNVISNNLGVGAANLKQGDSFSITVPAALEDKPLSFKLQISEVAANGTTSNIATSAALNTLTTVSNQAILYNYPSTIGLNSINANQTVAVANIGSVAATAFTVSSSNSSVATVTEPTATLSMSSRSSSGTLKADVPTGSTSSYTVSLTNPSSPANEPFSINQSYNNGKTIITGSISATSSSSPWPTPSPTPTPTPSPTPTPSPTPTPVGPGVTITPVANWQTMMGSAYAFTATISGGSSTITPTVTGLTGNTVSPASCNLNSEVSGAESCIFIITPYTGSNNYSYWNPASINNSMNVDTPSTAYTQSGISLQILANNNAIINGNSSPQTFNSISGIVISPYTYLPAPQVGASSETNPGITWGSGGTVATRFSAGTQNGGGTCNDSQKDNLTGLEWLKDASEICSSKCTWSDSNASGSAQKAVADFNSAGGKCGYTDWRLPTQKELLSLFNYSAVDGNQGSWLNQQGFIGVKNDASTANAAKYWSSTVGGFPGDFIPYDPAWYVNMANGDSGSADQSLSFYAWPVRGGIQ; encoded by the coding sequence ATGAAAAGAAAAAATATAAATAGCTTATATTTACTACTCTTGGCTAGTTCAATCGCAGCTTGTAGTAGTGGCGGGAGCAGTGGCAGTGGGAATAGTCCAACCCCATCGGGAAGTGTATCTTCTTTGGTATTTACACAACCTTATGAGTTATCGAGCTTTCAGAATACATCAGGAAATGGTTATATAGTAGTAAGTAATAGTGATGAAAGTAGAAGTGTAGGAAATATAAGCTATACTCTTAATTCAGTAGTAGATGGAGCTACAAAAGTAAGTATAGACAGTACTAGTGCAGAAAGCTGTGCAGTAATTGAATCACTGGGGAGCTGTATCCTGAAACTAAATCTGGAATCAGGCGCATTTGGTGGCAGCTTTGTAGTGGGAGCAAGTAATAATAGCAACTTACTAAGCCGAATAAAACAGAGTTTGTCCACAAATCCTGAGACAGCGGCAAAAGCACCAATTGGGATAAATACTGTAGCAACAACGACCACTAGTGGGATAAATGGAATCCAGCTTAGTTATTATCCTGTAGTAAGTAATGATACAGTATTGGTAGTAATAGTAGGGACAGTATTGTCAAATAATACCGGAGCATTCAATAATGCTGTCCTAGTAGATGAAAATAACCAGCCATTAGCTCTTCAGAATGTGATAAGTAATAATCTAGGAGTCGGGGCTGCTAATCTTAAACAAGGCGATAGCTTTAGTATAACCGTTCCTGCAGCTTTAGAGGATAAGCCATTGTCTTTTAAACTCCAGATATCAGAAGTAGCAGCAAATGGAACAACAAGTAATATAGCTACCTCAGCAGCATTAAATACACTAACTACAGTCAGCAATCAAGCGATATTATATAATTATCCATCAACTATAGGACTAAATTCAATAAATGCAAACCAGACGGTGGCGGTAGCAAATATCGGTAGCGTAGCAGCAACAGCTTTTACAGTAAGTAGCAGCAATTCTTCAGTAGCAACAGTGACAGAACCAACTGCGACATTATCAATGAGTAGCAGAAGTAGTAGTGGAACATTGAAAGCAGATGTACCAACAGGAAGCACAAGCAGCTATACGGTATCATTGACAAATCCATCATCACCAGCAAATGAGCCATTTAGTATAAATCAAAGCTACAACAATGGTAAGACAATAATAACAGGCAGTATCAGCGCTACTAGTTCAAGTAGTCCATGGCCAACGCCGAGCCCAACGCCAACGCCAACGCCGAGCCCAACGCCAACGCCGAGCCCAACGCCAACGCCAGTAGGCCCTGGGGTGACTATTACTCCAGTAGCTAATTGGCAAACAATGATGGGTAGTGCTTATGCGTTTACAGCAACAATATCTGGAGGTAGTAGTACGATAACACCAACAGTAACTGGGTTAACTGGAAATACAGTATCACCAGCATCATGTAATCTTAATAGCGAAGTATCTGGCGCAGAAAGTTGTATATTTATCATTACACCATATACAGGGAGTAATAATTATTCTTACTGGAATCCTGCAAGTATTAATAATAGCATGAACGTAGATACACCAAGCACAGCTTATACACAATCAGGAATCAGTTTACAAATATTGGCAAATAATAATGCTATTATTAATGGTAATTCATCGCCTCAGACATTTAATAGCATATCTGGAATAGTAATATCACCATATACTTATTTACCAGCACCACAAGTCGGTGCATCGTCTGAAACTAATCCTGGGATTACTTGGGGTAGTGGTGGTACAGTAGCTACACGTTTTAGTGCTGGAACGCAAAATGGTGGTGGAACGTGTAATGATTCGCAAAAAGATAATCTAACAGGGCTTGAGTGGTTAAAAGATGCTAGCGAGATTTGTTCAAGTAAATGTACTTGGAGCGATAGCAATGCTAGCGGTAGTGCACAAAAAGCCGTAGCAGACTTTAATAGTGCAGGTGGTAAATGTGGATATACTGACTGGCGATTACCTACGCAAAAAGAATTATTAAGCTTATTTAATTATTCTGCGGTAGATGGTAATCAGGGAAGTTGGCTAAATCAACAAGGCTTTATTGGTGTAAAGAATGATGCTTCTACTGCAAATGCTGCTAAATATTGGTCATCGACAGTTGGTGGGTTTCCGGGAGATTTTATTCCATATGATCCTGCATGGTATGTAAACATGGCTAATGGCGATAGTGGATCAGCTGATCAATCACTAAGTTTTTATGCTTGGCCAGTACGTGGAGGGATACAATGA
- the queE gene encoding 7-carboxy-7-deazaguanine synthase QueE encodes MQYPINEIFYTLQGEASFVGQPSVFIRLQGCNVGCAFCDTKHTWELDTANQVKTIQVIEKTGDRLGWAYFSLEEILAEIARYPACRHIVFTGGEPAMYDLRELISILEDKGYSTQIETSGTEILRVSEKTWVTLSPKIDMPGNKTILAENVARANEIKMPVGKIQDIEKLKRLLQQHAVTNKLIWLQPLSCKENPTKLCIEAALANNWRLSAQVHKYINIR; translated from the coding sequence ATGCAATATCCGATTAATGAGATTTTTTATACTTTACAGGGCGAAGCCAGTTTTGTTGGGCAACCCTCGGTTTTCATTCGTTTGCAGGGATGCAATGTTGGCTGTGCCTTTTGTGATACTAAGCATACGTGGGAACTAGATACAGCAAATCAAGTTAAGACTATTCAGGTAATTGAGAAAACTGGTGATCGGCTTGGCTGGGCGTATTTTAGTCTTGAAGAAATTTTAGCGGAAATTGCGCGTTATCCAGCTTGTCGCCATATCGTTTTTACTGGTGGTGAACCAGCAATGTATGATTTACGTGAATTAATCTCTATTCTAGAAGATAAGGGCTATTCAACCCAGATTGAAACCAGTGGTACTGAGATACTGAGAGTTAGCGAAAAAACTTGGGTTACCTTATCACCAAAAATTGATATGCCGGGAAATAAAACAATATTGGCAGAAAATGTAGCGCGGGCAAATGAAATCAAGATGCCTGTTGGTAAAATACAAGACATTGAAAAACTCAAGCGACTACTGCAACAACATGCCGTGACTAACAAGCTAATCTGGCTACAGCCATTATCCTGTAAAGAAAACCCAACTAAATTATGTATTGAAGCAGCATTAGCCAATAATTGGCGATTGAGTGCTCAGGTACATAAATATATCAATATCCGCTGA